Below is a genomic region from Caldicoprobacter guelmensis.
CCTGCCGCAAGGTTTTTACAGGAACTCAAGACCAATCTGGAAAACTTTGATATTTTTCTTGCAAAATAAGCAAAGAGGGAAAGGTGAATAAAGATGGTTTATGACCTGATTGTAATAGGTGGTGGGCCGGCAGGCTATTTAGGTGCCGAAAGGGCAGGCCAGGCGGGCCTTAAAACGCTTCTTATCGAAGAAAGATTCCTGGGTGGAGTATGCCTGAATGAGGGATGCATCCCCTCAAAGGCTCTGCTTCACTCGGCTAAGATATGCGATTATGCAAAGTTTGGTGAAAAATACGGGGTCACTGCAAAGGATGTGGTCTTGGACCACGGCATGGTAATAGCAAGAAAGAACAAGGTTGTAAAGACATTGGTGGCTGGCATAAAGTCGCAGCTTAAGGCCAGCCATGTGGAGGTTGTGGAAGGCCGTGCTTACATAGTTGATAGAAGTCACGATGGTTATACCGTCAAAGTAAATAATGAATCGTTTGTAGGTAAAAGGTTGCTAATTGCTACTGGTTCTGTACCCATCATGCCTCCAATACCGGGCATCGAAAAAGGCCTGGAGAAAGGTTACGTCCTTACCAACCGCGAGATACTCGATATACCGCAGGTACCCGACTCCCTGGTCATCGTGGGAGGCGGTATAATAGGGCTTGAAATGGCATCGTATTTCAATTCGGCAGGTAGCAAAGTCACCATAATCGAGATGCTGGACCACATCGGCGGAAGCATAGACAGGGAGATTTCGCAGATTCTGCTTAAGAATTATCAAAAGAAGGGAATAGAGTTCAAGCTTAACTCAAAAGTGGTGGAGATACATGATGGGGCTGTGGTCTATGAATGTGATGGAAAAAGAGAAGCTGTTGAAGCGGATAAGGTATTGATGAGCGTGGGGCGAAGGCCGACTGTGGAAGGCATAGGCCTTGAAAGTATCGGTGTTGAGATTGAAAGGGGTGCCATAAAGACTGACGATAAGGGCAAGACCAATAGGCCGGAGGTTTATGCAGCTGGCGATGTCAACGGCCGTTATATGCTGGCACATACCGCCTACAGGGAAGCTGAGGTTTGCGTAAACAACATGCTGGGCAAGAAGGACATTGTACGCTATCACGCCATCCCCTCCGTGATATACACCAACCCGGAGGTTGCATTTGTGGGTGAGACCGAAGAAACCGCAAGGGAAAAAGGTATTGACTTTGAAGTTGCAAAGGTATCCATGCGCTATAGCGGTAGGTACGTGGCCGAGAACGAGGGAGGAGACGGCATATGCAAGGTGCTCATCGATAGGAAGTACAGGAATATAATAGGTGTTCACATGATAGGCAATTATTCTTCAGAAATCATTTACGGCGCAGGATTGATGATTGAAGCCGAGATGCGCATAAAGGACATAAAGGAGCTGGTATTTCCACATCCAACTGTGTCGGAGGTTATAAGGGAGTGCATATTTCAATTTGAAGATTGAGAAGGGAGAGGTTTAAATGCCCAAACAGCTTTTTGTAAATCCCGATGAGGTAAGGAAAAGTGGATGGGTTAAATTTCAGGATATACCTGCAAATCAATATAACAAAACTATCGAAGAGGAAAAGGCCAACTATACTGCCGAGGATTTTATACGGATTTACAGGGATATGGTCATTATACGTGAGTTTGAGACCATGCTTCAACTGGTAAAAACTACCGGGGAATACAATGGCGTTCCTTATGACTATCCTGGGCCGGCGCATCTTTCCATCGGTCAAGAGGCGGCAGCGGTGGGCCAGGCATTCCATCTAGACAAAGACGATCTCATATTTGGTTCACACAGAAGCCACGGCGAAATCATAGCCAAGGGCCTTTCAGCCATAGAGAAGATGTCCGACGAAGAACTGATGGATATAATGAAGAGGTTTTGGAATGGCAGGATACTTAAAGTGGTGGAGGAGAGCAAGAGGGATTACAAGAGCGTAAAAGAGCTGGCAATGGATTTTCTCCTCTATGGTGCATTAGCCGAGATATTTGGACGTGAGACGGGCTTTAACAAAGGGCTGGGCGGCTCCATGCATGTTTTCTTCACCCCCTTTGGAATTTACCCCAACAATGCCATTGTAGGTGGCTCGGCAGGAATTGCAGTTGGAGCGGCGCTGTTTAAAAAAGTTAACCGCAAGAAGGGCATAGTGATAGCCAATATAGGCGATGGTGCCATGGGGTGCGGTCCGGTGTGGGAAGCAATGAACATGGCAGCCATGGACCAGTTCAGGTATCTGTGGGAAGAAGGCTACAGGGGAGGATTGCCTATAATATTCAATTTCTTTAACAACCACTACGGCATGGGTGGCCAGACATGTGGAGAGACCATGGCTTATCAGATACTGGCCAGAGTGGGTGCCGGCATCAATCCCGAACAGATGCATGCCGAAAGGGTGGATGGATATAACCCCTTAGCTGTCATGGATGCTATAAAGAGGAAGAAGCAGCTTTTGCTGGAGAACAAAGGACCAGTATTGCTTGATGTGGTGACATACAGATTTTGCGGGCATTCACCATCAGATGCCTCTACTTACAGGACGAATGAAGAGGTAGATGCGTGGAAGCAGCATGATTCTATAGTGACTTATGGAAAGCAGATTATTGATGCCGGTATAGCTACACAGGAGCAATTGGACGCTATTTTGGATGACGTGAAGGAGCGTATTGACAGGATTTACAAATTGGCCATAGATGAAAGCAAGTCTCCTAGAATGGACTTGGTATCCAATCCTGATGCTATAGCCAGCCTGATGTTCTCTAACGAAAGAA
It encodes:
- the lpdA gene encoding dihydrolipoyl dehydrogenase — its product is MVYDLIVIGGGPAGYLGAERAGQAGLKTLLIEERFLGGVCLNEGCIPSKALLHSAKICDYAKFGEKYGVTAKDVVLDHGMVIARKNKVVKTLVAGIKSQLKASHVEVVEGRAYIVDRSHDGYTVKVNNESFVGKRLLIATGSVPIMPPIPGIEKGLEKGYVLTNREILDIPQVPDSLVIVGGGIIGLEMASYFNSAGSKVTIIEMLDHIGGSIDREISQILLKNYQKKGIEFKLNSKVVEIHDGAVVYECDGKREAVEADKVLMSVGRRPTVEGIGLESIGVEIERGAIKTDDKGKTNRPEVYAAGDVNGRYMLAHTAYREAEVCVNNMLGKKDIVRYHAIPSVIYTNPEVAFVGETEETAREKGIDFEVAKVSMRYSGRYVAENEGGDGICKVLIDRKYRNIIGVHMIGNYSSEIIYGAGLMIEAEMRIKDIKELVFPHPTVSEVIRECIFQFED
- a CDS encoding alpha-ketoacid dehydrogenase subunit alpha/beta; translated protein: MPKQLFVNPDEVRKSGWVKFQDIPANQYNKTIEEEKANYTAEDFIRIYRDMVIIREFETMLQLVKTTGEYNGVPYDYPGPAHLSIGQEAAAVGQAFHLDKDDLIFGSHRSHGEIIAKGLSAIEKMSDEELMDIMKRFWNGRILKVVEESKRDYKSVKELAMDFLLYGALAEIFGRETGFNKGLGGSMHVFFTPFGIYPNNAIVGGSAGIAVGAALFKKVNRKKGIVIANIGDGAMGCGPVWEAMNMAAMDQFRYLWEEGYRGGLPIIFNFFNNHYGMGGQTCGETMAYQILARVGAGINPEQMHAERVDGYNPLAVMDAIKRKKQLLLENKGPVLLDVVTYRFCGHSPSDASTYRTNEEVDAWKQHDSIVTYGKQIIDAGIATQEQLDAILDDVKERIDRIYKLAIDESKSPRMDLVSNPDAIASLMFSNERIEKMEDRECEVLIPKEENPRLQQIKKKVRVGIQDGKPVPKSKVFQLRDAIFEALLDKFYVDPTLIAYGEDNRDWGGAFAVYRGLTEALPYHRLFNAPISEAAIVASAVGYAMCGGRVVVELMYADFIGRAGDEIFNQLSKWQAMSAGILKMPVVLRVSVGSKYGAQHSQDWTSLVAHIPGLKVVFPATPYDAKGLMNSALMGTDPVVFFESQRIYDVGELFHPEGVPEGYYEVPIGEPDIKKEGRDITILTAGAMLYRALEAAKILETKYGMSAEVIDARSIVPFNYEKVIESVKKTGKIVITGDACERVSYLKDFAQNITELAFDYLDAPPVVVGARNWITPAHELERFFFPQPDWIIDAIHEKIVPLKGYVPSNNFTANEQLRRSRLGV